The sequence below is a genomic window from Pleurocapsa sp. PCC 7327.
CATCTACTACGACAATTTCAATTTCTGTATTTTGGGGTTGAACAGCTTTTTTCCCAGGCAGATTGAAAAGTCCCGATTTCATTAAAATATCTTCTACTTTTCTGGTGATTCGTAAAGCCGTTGTCTCGTTTATTCCCCAGCTAGTTCCGATATGAAAATAGGTGCGATACTCTCGCCAATATTCAAGAGTCATTAAGATTTGGTCTTCTGCGCTTAATTTATTTGGTCGTCCTGTTTTTTTTGTAAGACTTTTTCGGCTTCTAGAACTTTTACCATCTCTTTAAACGTCTCTGGATATACTCCACAAAGCCGTTTAAACTCTGTCGGTTTTAAATTTTTTACTTGAGAGTAAGTCATAACTCGAATTGTAATTTGGTTTTATTTTACCTAACTTACTCTGACTTTTGCTGGAGGTCTATTGTAAACAGCAAGAGATCAATTAAGAATTGCTGAGTCTTTCATTAAAACTTACAATCTTCTTAACGGCAGCAGCGTTAAATTTTTTATGTTGTCAGTTAAAGAAGCAGAATCAATCATTCTAGAGCTAGTTAAGCCACTCGATATACGAAAAGATACCGAAGTCGTTACTCTAAAAGATGCCACAGGTCGTATTCTGGCGCAACCCGTTACTAGCGATCTAGACTTTCCCTACTGGGATAATTCGGCGATGGATGGCTATGCAGTTAAGTTTGCCGATGTTGAATCCTGTAGTGCCGAATCTCCCGCCATTTTAGAAATCGTTGAAGAGATTCCCGCCGGAGTTCAGCCCAAAAGCGCGATCGCATCGGGACAAGCGGCGCGTATTTTTACTGGGGCGATGATGCCAGAAGGGACAGATACTATTGTCATACAGGAGAATACCAAACGAGAAGGAAATTGCGTTTTAGTGCTATCTCCCCCAAGTAGGTCAAACGCCTTCGTCCGCCAGCGGGGATCGTTTTACCAGGCAGGCAATCCGCTACTGGAGCCAGGTATAGTAATTAATGCGCCTGAGATTGCTGTATTAGCGACTGCCCAATGTACCCAATTAACGGTCTATCGCCGCCCCCGCGTCGCTATTCTCTCGACGGGAGATGAATTGGTTCCACCCGATAGAACCCTGCAACCGGGAAAAATTGTAGACTCAAATCAATATGCTTTGGCTGCATTTGTGGCAAGTCAGGGAGGAATTCCCATTCGCTTGGGCAT
It includes:
- the glp gene encoding gephyrin-like molybdotransferase Glp produces the protein MLSVKEAESIILELVKPLDIRKDTEVVTLKDATGRILAQPVTSDLDFPYWDNSAMDGYAVKFADVESCSAESPAILEIVEEIPAGVQPKSAIASGQAARIFTGAMMPEGTDTIVIQENTKREGNCVLVLSPPSRSNAFVRQRGSFYQAGNPLLEPGIVINAPEIAVLATAQCTQLTVYRRPRVAILSTGDELVPPDRTLQPGKIVDSNQYALAAFVASQGGIPIRLGIVPDKPDLLKEKMTQAIATADIVLSTGGVSVGDYDYVEQLLAELGGEIRIRSVAIKPGKPLTVAAFANGCTYFGIPGNPVSALVSCWRFVQPALRKLSGLSDNWLPTFMKVRSRDRLISDGKRETYLWGQLQSVDGVCEFQLAGGAQNSANLINLARTNSLAVLPVGQTAIASGQEVDVMLVAGAFGR